The genomic DNA GGTTACATGGGAGCTAACATCGTGGGCCGTGCGCGAATGGCACTGATAAAGATTTACTGGTCGCAAAAAGGTCGGCTAGTATTGCGCGGTGAGGGGGCGCTGTCAGGGCCGCGGGCTCGTTTCTATGGTATTCCTATCGTCACGAGAACGGCAGGTTCGACTATCAGGGTCGGTAGCGACGTGGTTTTTTGTAGCGACTCCCGGTATACGGCGCTGGGAGTATCCAAGCCAGTCATCCTTCGCACTCTACTCAGCGGTGCGTCGATCGAAATCGGTGACGAAGTGGGAATGAGCGGAACTACCATTTGCTCAGCGCTCTCGATCGTGATAGGCGACCGATGCCTTTTTGGCGCAGACACCACGATCGCGGATACCGATTTTCACCCGCTAGAAGCCGCAGGGCGAAGACATGCCCGCATGCCCGAGCCGAACAGTACTGACCGCATCGTTATCGGCGATGATGTGTTCATCGGGTACGGCTCATTGGTGCTAAAAGGAGTGACCATCGGTTCCGGATCCGTGGTTGGCGCTCGCAGCGTTGTCACCAAGGATGTGCCTCCGAACTCGATTGTCGCCGGTTCTCCTGCGCGAATAGTGAGTCAACTCTGAGGTTAGGCTTTGGGCCCAAACAGGCCAAATCTGCGCGCGAACCGAACGGGGGGCAGGGATTCGCGGAAACGAATGGCTGCCGCGAATACTACAAGCCAAACTATAGCGATGGCGATCGCACCCGCCGGAGTTGGATTTAGAAATAGCGCGTAAATAGTCGTGTACACGAGGGCGGCTACAAACATCGATGCGACAGCAACCATAAGATACTGAACGGAGAGCGCTCGTAAGTTAAGGAGTCCTCTGCGCGAAGCCATCCAGATGGTCACGACATGGCCGACGACATTGGCAAATAGCAAGGAGCTAACGGCAAGTCTGGGGTCTCCCCAAGCGACTAAGCCCACAACCAGGAGCACTTGTGTAACGAGTTGGACGGCGCTTACAGTCCACACGATGCGGAATAAAGCCAGCGCCTCAACGGCAGCCAACAGCATCATATGGACCGGCTGAATTCCTCCAGCTAACGCGAGCAGCCTCGAGAAATCTGCTGCCGGCTCCCACCCTTTACCAAAGACAACTGGAATCACAAAGGGTAGCGTTGTTGCTGCTATCGCGCCGAGGGGCCACGTTACCCAAGCGACCATTGCCAACAAATCCGACCAGACATTGTGGGCCCGTAATGTTGAGTCACGATGGTGGCGGAACTCTGGGTAAACGACCTGAACCATCACCGCTTGTATCTGCTGAAAAGGCAGAGTTGCTAGGACTTCCGCGCGATTCCACTGACCGATCATCGGGGCGCCTAGCGTTCGAGCCGCCGCTAATCGAACAACGTTTCCCGAGGCATACTGAATGGCGCTCGCGATGGTGATACGCCCGCTGAACGCGACCTCCTCACTCGACCATGAAATCTTCGAAAACGTGAACTCTCGCCTCACCGTTACCCAAATAATAGCCAGAAGCATCGTCTGAGAAAGAATCGTTGAAGCTACTAGCGCCTCAGCATTCTGGAATATCCCCACGAGAACAGCACCAATTGTCATTCCGCATAAGTTGCTTGCAAGTGTGTAGATCGCAAGTTTTCTGAACCTACCCGTGCGGCGTAGCAGCCCGAGAAGGAATCCAAACATCGGAGCGGTGAGCGCGTTAATTGAAAGAAGTGCGATGACTGGAGCAGAGCCCGGTGCGGCCCAAATCCAGCTAAGCGGTGCTGACAGCAGAAGAGTGGCGAGCCCGCTGATCAGCCCCAGACATCCAGCGAAAGATGCGATCGATCCCAATTCGCTCTTCGGCAGAGATTGCATGCGTCCCACGGATTGTGCAAGGCCGCCGGATGCTAAAACAGTTATTAACCCCGTTGCGGTTAATGCAACGCTGTAGTCGCCGAATGCCGCTGGTGCGGCAATTCGAGAAGTGATTGCTGCGTACGCAACTTGAAGCATGATTGAAAATAGTTGCGCGCCATACAACCAAGCCGCGCCGCGAAAGAGGCGACCGCCGGTCGACACTACATCTCCTCGAGGGGAGTAGAGGAGAGATCCCACGCTCGACGAGCCGCAATGGGATCCACAATCTCGTGTCGAAAGTTCAGAAATCGAACCAACTGATCATCCTGTCGGAAGTGTTCCAACGCGAAGGAACGCCCAGCGACCGCCGCCTCATGCCAATCTGCGCGGTCCCCGCTCTGGAGACGCCTCTCTATTCTCTCAACTAGTGCCTCGGGCGTCCTTGCAGTGATTAGGAACTGTTCTGTGCCTCGACCGAATATCTCACCGTATCCGTCGTGCAAAGTAGTGGCGTGCACCCCTCCGGCCAGAAGAGAAATGGGCAGGCGGTTCGAGAAGTACTTAGGTTCGCGGGCAAAGTGGTCCCAGTTCGCGCTAATCAAACCGCTCGCAATTGCCTGTGTCTGCAGTTCAAAAGGCACGGGGCCGAGAGCGCCCACTCCGTTCCAACCGTTCCCGTATATGGCCAAGCGCTCCCCAAATGCTTCCTGCATAAGTCCCACGAACCTGATTCGGTCCCGCCAGTTGGGTAAACCTCTGAGGCGCGGACGGTTTCGATTCGCAATTATCACCACGTCGTGCTGCGGCTTGCGGCCACTGAGTTTTGGTACCGGGTAGCGCTCGGGGTCAAATGGGCTCGGCTCCCAGCGCACGTCATTTGCACCGGCGCGGCGAAAGGCATTCGAGAATCGCCCACTTCCAACTGTGAAGACGACGTCAGCAAAGCTACCGGCGATCGCGGCTTCCTTGGGCAAAGGATGCAAAGGAGCAAGGTAGGGGTCGGCCTCGTGGTATATGAAATCAAAGTCAGAAGCTTCGCGCATGTCTCTGAAGTGCGTGCGTTTCAGCCCCGTTCCGCCGAGGTGCTGCATAACAACGTGTGTCGGCCGGAAATCTCGAACCGCACGGACAAGATCTTTCCTTGACTCTTCTCGCTCTTGCCGCGCCCCCGTTTCCTGCCTCCATTTTAGGCTGAATACTCGGGTTGCTTGGATTAGACCAGCTTGTTGAAGGTTCAGCAGGGGGCGCCTCAACCCAACCTGCCGGAAGCTTCCCTGCTCATTTGGAACGTAAAAGACGCGTATCTTCCTCAAGTCTCCTGCACCTCTCCGGCGGAGCCCCGGTACAACGCTCCGTGCACTTGAACGATACTTCCGGTCACTCTTAGCTTGAGTGCAACCGCGGTACCAGCGCACGCTCAAGTAGCGCCCTGTCGAGCTCGCCATCTGGCCCAAGGCGGACCCAGCGCCCCGACGAAGGGATTTCATGCCACCATGGCGCCCGGCCGATGACCGCTTGCTTGGAGACAAGGGCGGCGTTATAGCTAAATGAGCTCGGTGCGAACACAAGCACGCGCGCCGCCGCAAGCCGAAGAAAATCGTCGTCCCGATCGCCATTGAGGCAGAGCTCGACTCCTTCCAATCGAGCCAGCTGCTCAAACTCTGACGCTCCACCTAGCGAGATGATGCGAATGGGTATTTCACGCAGTTCCTTGACAGACCGAATTTCTGAAATCACTCTGACGTACCAAGAGGCGTCGATCCATCGATCTGGGTGCGCTTGCGGAGAGATCTCTCCCACCGACGCTGGCCTTCTTATGTGGATTGCGACGTACGGCGCCGTGGCCTCGAGTTCGCGAAGCCGATCGCCCAGCGGTCCTCTCAGTACGGCAATCCTCAGCGCTTCGGACGCTGGGGTAAGGTCCCATCTGGGCTGATCCAGCGCCAATTCAAAACGCAGCCGTTCCTCGGGCCATCTGCGACGCGCCAACTCCACTCGTGCAGCAAGGAGCTGAATCGAAGTCGGGTCCCGTTCATCGTTTACGGATGGTAAAAGAATCCTCCGAGCCCCGACCTTAGGCGCTGATTTCGTCCCAACCGCATACGTACCCTGAGGATCCTTGGAGAACTGTGCTGATTCAAGCTCCAGTTGGAGGTCCCGAGCCCAAAGATAGCCGCTCATCCATGCGGAGAGCTGATGCCCGACCAGAGCATACGGATGAATATCGACGAATAGAACGTCATCGACGGTGGCTCCGGCAGGTCGGGGAGGGCGTCGTGATATTTGTCTGAGCGTCTCCCGCAGGGAACTCTGTTGAGCATCTCGTTCTCGCTTGGCCCTTCTCAGGCGCAGCTTCAAGCCGACCCGCAGCGGAAGGGTCGACAGGGGGCGAAGTGTCACTGAGGCTCCTGTACCGAGCGAAAGGTAGTGGCGGCGGACTTGACTCAGGCTAGCTTAACCATTTGAAGTCACAGGGAAGTCGCTGCTTCGGAGCCGACGGACACAATCCGGAAGCAAGGTGCCGCTAAAATCAAGCGTTACCCAGAACCAATGTGGTGACGCATCCGGCCAGCTAGATCGATTGGGACAACGCTCTTGACGAAACGCGCACTTATCACCGGAATCACCGGCCAAGACGGCTCTTATCTAGCAGAACTCTTGCTTTCGAAGGGATACGAAGTGCACGGGCTAATCCGGCGCGCTTCGACCTTCAACACCTCGCGAATCGACCATCTCTATGTCGACTCGCATGACCCCGCGGCAATGCTCTTTCTCCACTACGGCGACCTGAGCGATGGCGCACGACTCGTCACGCTGCTCGCCGAGATCAATCCTGATGAGGTCTACAACCTCGCGGCACAGTCGCACGTGCGCGTTTCGTTCGATGAGCCCGAGCACACCGCAGACACGACCGGCACCGGCACCGTTCGCCTTCTCGAGGCCGTGCGCATGGCTGGCATTCGCCCACGCTTCTACCAGGCATCGTCTTCCGAGCTTTATGGCGCGACTCCCCCGCCGCAGAACGAAGAGACGCCGTTCTACCCTCGCTCGCCCTACGCCGCTGCAAAGCTCTACAGCTACTGGATTACCAAGAACTACCGCGAGGCCTACGACATGTTTGCCGTCAACGGCATCCTGTTCAACCACGAATCTCCGCGCCGCGGTGAGACATTCGTCACGCGCAAGATCACGCGTGCTGTTGCTCGTATCAAGGCCGGGCGTCAGAAAGACCTCTACCTCGGTAACCTCGACTCCGTTCGCGACTGGGGTTATGCCGCTGAGTACGTCGAAGGCATGTGGCG from Microbacterium endophyticum includes the following:
- a CDS encoding glycosyltransferase — protein: MQHLGGTGLKRTHFRDMREASDFDFIYHEADPYLAPLHPLPKEAAIAGSFADVVFTVGSGRFSNAFRRAGANDVRWEPSPFDPERYPVPKLSGRKPQHDVVIIANRNRPRLRGLPNWRDRIRFVGLMQEAFGERLAIYGNGWNGVGALGPVPFELQTQAIASGLISANWDHFAREPKYFSNRLPISLLAGGVHATTLHDGYGEIFGRGTEQFLITARTPEALVERIERRLQSGDRADWHEAAVAGRSFALEHFRQDDQLVRFLNFRHEIVDPIAARRAWDLSSTPLEEM
- a CDS encoding oligosaccharide flippase family protein, whose amino-acid sequence is MSTGGRLFRGAAWLYGAQLFSIMLQVAYAAITSRIAAPAAFGDYSVALTATGLITVLASGGLAQSVGRMQSLPKSELGSIASFAGCLGLISGLATLLLSAPLSWIWAAPGSAPVIALLSINALTAPMFGFLLGLLRRTGRFRKLAIYTLASNLCGMTIGAVLVGIFQNAEALVASTILSQTMLLAIIWVTVRREFTFSKISWSSEEVAFSGRITIASAIQYASGNVVRLAAARTLGAPMIGQWNRAEVLATLPFQQIQAVMVQVVYPEFRHHRDSTLRAHNVWSDLLAMVAWVTWPLGAIAATTLPFVIPVVFGKGWEPAADFSRLLALAGGIQPVHMMLLAAVEALALFRIVWTVSAVQLVTQVLLVVGLVAWGDPRLAVSSLLFANVVGHVVTIWMASRRGLLNLRALSVQYLMVAVASMFVAALVYTTIYALFLNPTPAGAIAIAIVWLVVFAAAIRFRESLPPVRFARRFGLFGPKA
- the gmd gene encoding GDP-mannose 4,6-dehydratase, with protein sequence MTKRALITGITGQDGSYLAELLLSKGYEVHGLIRRASTFNTSRIDHLYVDSHDPAAMLFLHYGDLSDGARLVTLLAEINPDEVYNLAAQSHVRVSFDEPEHTADTTGTGTVRLLEAVRMAGIRPRFYQASSSELYGATPPPQNEETPFYPRSPYAAAKLYSYWITKNYREAYDMFAVNGILFNHESPRRGETFVTRKITRAVARIKAGRQKDLYLGNLDSVRDWGYAAEYVEGMWRMLQADEPDDFVLATGVGYTIREFLDASFEHVGLDWHDFVKFDERYLRPTEVDALIGDPSKAQAKLGWKATIDGNQLAKLMVDADVKALEVGPEWIDPVKLASWGTA
- a CDS encoding acyltransferase, with translation MSGTTICSALSIVIGDRCLFGADTTIADTDFHPLEAAGRRHARMPEPNSTDRIVIGDDVFIGYGSLVLKGVTIGSGSVVGARSVVTKDVPPNSIVAGSPARIVSQL